From the Aptenodytes patagonicus chromosome 25, bAptPat1.pri.cur, whole genome shotgun sequence genome, the window AGCTTCGCTCATCTAAGCTAGGCTATTTATTGCCTTGaatatttttccctccctccagccaTGTATTATCATTCAGGAATGAAGAAAGCTGGACATCCTGTCCTATGGCAGGGATCAAAGGGAATAAATCTGTGTTTGCTGTTAGGGACGAGGCTTTGCTGCCTCCAGACTATCTCATCCTAGGCAGAAAAGCTGTACCTTAAAATGCTCTGTCAAACCCAAGTGATTCGCTACAATTAAAAACACGTCAGACTAACGCTGTACTAGCATGCTGTGTAGCTATTGTACTTTGAAGTTCAATCGGTTCAAGgaatttaacagaaataaaacctccCATGAGATTTACACACGCCGTAAAGTCATAGAAAAACTTCTCCAGCCCAGGTCGCATCTGCTCTGCGCAGAAAGGGGGGTCCCGGGTCGCCTTTCCCGGGCCTTCAGGCCGCCCTGGCACAAGGACCAgggtctccctcccctccctgggcCCCATCTCACACCCGGCTCcgctccctcccgccccgggccCGAGTCCCCCATGGTCCGCGGCGCCGGTCCGGGGGCAGCCAGGCCCCGGGTCCGGGCCGGTCTCGTTCCCCTGTGAGAGCCGCGGCCGCTCTGGGTACGAGCGGGGCAGGAGACGGGACGAGCCCTGAGCCCCACCGCTccgcccggcccgggccccccTCAGCGCCGCTGCCGCAAGGCGCCGTCCcgctccctgccccagcagcacttGCGGTGACCCGGCGCGGAGCGCGCTGGGAAACGCAGGCTCGGCGCTGCCGGGATCCCCGGGGAGGGGCTGCCTTCTGAGGACAGCGGGACTACACTTCCCGGGGTGCCCCGCGCGGGACGGCGGCACGGCCGGCGGGCTCCGGCTGCCGCCCCTTTCCCGCTGCCTGCCGGGAAACCGAGTCTCCGGGGAGCCGCTCCTGCGGGtccggccgggccggggcaggcgCGAGACTACATTTCCCATCGTcctcctccggccccgccccTGAGTCCTTTCGGGCGCCATTTTGTTTCGCGTTACAACCTAAGATGGCGGCCGGGCGGAGAGACTGAAGGTTGCTGTGCTGAGGTGAGGGGCGTCTCGCCGGGTGCCTCCGGCCCCGCAGGGCTCCTCCCCGCCGGGGGGCCGCCCTCGCCCATCCCCTGCCCCGGGCCGAGCTGGGGGCGTGGAGGAGCAGCCGGTCCATGGCCAGGAGGCGGCCGGTGCGGTCGCCGCGGCCCCCGTCGTCATGGACCTGCGCACGGCTGTGTACAACGCGGCCCGCGATGGGAAGctgaagctgctgcagaagctgctgggCAGCCGGAGCCGGGAGGAGCTGGAGGCGCTGACGGCAGGGCCCGGCGGGGGCGACGGCCCCGGGGGAGGGAGCACCCCGCTGCTGATCGCCGCCCGGCACGGGCACCTGGAGGTGGTGGAGTATCTGCTGGATCACTGCGGCGCCCGCGTGGAGGAGGGAGGCTCAGTCAACTTCGATGGGGAGACCATCGAGGGGGCCCCGCCGCTCTGGGCAGCCTCTGCTGCCGGGCACCTGGGGGTGGTGCGCAGCCTCCTGGATCACGGCGCGTCAGTGAACCAGACCACGCTGACCAACTCCACGCCGCTGCGGGCTGCTTGCTTTGATGGGCACCTGGAGATAGTGCGCTACTTAGTCGGGGAGCGCGGGGCTGACCTGGAAGTAGCCAACCGGCACGGACACACTTGTCTGATGATTTCTTGCTACAAAGGGCACCGGGAAATCGCACGTTACTTGCTAGAGAAAGGGGCTGATGTCAACCGCCGGAGCGTGAAGGGGAATACGGCCTTGCATGACTGCGCTGAGTCCGGCAGCCTGGAGATCCTGCAGCTATTGCTCCGCTCCAAAGCCCGCATGGAGAAAGATGGCTATGGCATGACTCCTCTGCTAGCTGCCAGTGTCACCGGTCACACCAACATTGTGGAGTACCTCATCCAaggagggctgcagcaggaggaggaggaggttgcagGGAACCAAAATGGGACCTGTGCATCAGGTGGGAGCCATCAGAGGTGCTGCAGCGCTGACAAGGAAACTCCTCAGGGCTGCGATGAAGAGGGGTGTGAGAAATGTTGTGCCTCAGCTTCCAGTCAGGATGAGCAGCAGGTCCCTAATGTGTTCTGCACTCGAGAGGCTGCTGTGGAAGCACTGGAGTTGCTGGGTGCTACATTTGTGGATAAGAAACGTGACCTTTTGGGAGCCCACAAGTACTGGCGAAGGGCGATGGAGCTTCGGTGTGAGGGCGGGCAGTACCTGCCTAAACCTGAGCCCCGGCAGCTGGTGTTGGCCTACGACTATTCCCGGGAAGTGAGTTCGCTGGAGGAACTAGAGGCCTTGATTACTGATCCAGATGAGATGCGCATGCAGGCACTGCTGATTAGAGAGCGCATCTTGGGTCCTTCCCACCCAGACACTTCCTATTACATCCGTTACCGAGGGGCAGTCTATGCTGACTCCGGCAACTTCGAACGCTGCATTAACCTGTGGAAGTATGCTCTGGACATGCAGCAAGGCAACCTGGAGCCTCTCAGCCCGATGACTGCCAgcagtttcctttcctttgctgagCTTTTCTCTTACGTGCTTCAGGACCGCTCCAAAGGCACTTTAGCTACCCACTTGGGCTTCTCTGACCTCATGGGAGTACTGAGCAAAGGAGTCCGGGAGGTGGAGAGGGCGCTCGTGCACGGCAAGGACCCTGTAGTTGACTCAGCGCAGTTCACCAAGACGCTGGCCATTATCCTCCACCTGGTCTTCTTGCTGGAGAAGGTGGAGTGCACCCCGGAGCAGGAACACCAGAAGCGCCAGACCATCTACCGCCTGCTAAAGTGCAGCCCTCGGGCCAAGAATGGCTTCACTCCTTTGCATATGGCTGTGGACAAAGATACCACAACAGTGGGACGTTATCCCGTGGGCAAGTTCCCATCGCTCCACGTTGTGAACTTGCTTCTGGAGTGTGGGGCTGACCCAGATAGCCGTGACTATGACAACAACACCCCGCTGCATGTTGCTGCCCGCAACAACTGCCCGCTGATCATGAGTGCCCTGATGGAGGCTGGAGCCCATATGGACGCCACCAATGCCTTCAAGCAGACTGCTTATGAGCTGCTGGATGAGAAGCTGCTCACCAAGAGCATGATGCAGCCCTTCAATTACATCACCCTCCAGTGCCTTGCTGCTCGCGCCCTGGACAAGCACAAGATTCCCTACAAGGGTTTCATCCCTGAGGAGCTGGAAGCCTTCATTGAACTGCACTAGGGCGGGAGAGCTGAAGTCCCCAGCCTTTCCTGTCACCTGTTTCACCCCGCAGAGGTAGTGCAGCCTAAGATCTCAGGCCATCCTTGCCTAGGTGCCGAAGGCCTTCGCTGTGCTGAGATGGGCTGCGAGCTTTGTCCTCATCTGTCACCATCAAGCTGGCGTGCGCAGGGGTAGGGGAGGAGGAGGCTCGAGAGCTCATGGCTGTCCCTCATTGTTGTCATCTTCAGGTACCAGATATCTCCAGTGCACTGTATCCAGAGaaggctgcagcccctgcccttTCCCATGCCAACCGTCTTGtcctgagaaggaaggaaaatggagatccctgggacctgctgcctctcccatTAGTGCTGGATTAACTCAGCGTTAAGCTTTGGAGCAGCTACACATCACACATGTGCTCTAGCCCTTCCCATCCTAAATGCCGAACAGATAGGAATGCAAGTGAGGAATAAAATATCTTCCAACTAATTCTTTCCCCACCCCCTTCTCAGATTTGGTACAGTATGAGTCTAACAGCCGAGTGGCTTGTGCTCTGCTGAGGTAGTTGCCTTGCATGGCAGTAGGGCTGGGTATGCTGAGGacgtttttttttcctcccttggtTGACCAAGTAGCAAGTGGTGTTAAAGGCCTGAGATTTCAATGATTGTGCGTAAAGGTgggttattttttctcttttagagcCAGGCCCTATCTATGCTGCAAGACATCTTCAATCCTGTAAGATATAGTAAGGTCAGTTCTGGTTATATAGTTTCATCAATAGATGTTGGTTTTGATGAATGGGGAGGAAAAACTGctaccttaaaaagaaaatactaacgTGGTGGTTAGGCCCTTAGCTTGCCCGTTCTGCACACGTTCACTCCCTTCCCCGCGTGGAGGTCCTTTAGCTCCAGAGGTCAGCAGGGATTGAGCTGTACAGGGTGGTTATGGCCAGGTTTCAGAGCCAAACCAGTGCACCTTGAACCATCTTTGAGGATGTGCTCTTGGAAGCCCTCTAGGATGGGAGGTACTTGTAGCGTGGGTGGTGCTCGGGGGGTTATTAAAGCAAGTGAGTGTTGGTGGCATGTTTGTATGAGGGCGGTCTGAAggaagaagcaagaaagaaatgaaagtttaaGGTGCCTTCTTGTTCTTCTGAGGTTTATTAGTATCAACCAATTGGGTTCTCTTAATTATCCCGTTCTGAAACCTACATGGAGTGGGTTGTTAGcatctggttttggcttttggTTCTTTTTGCAGCTTTACTGAGGATGGTGCTACTTCAGAGATTGAATTTGAAATCTCATTTGGCTACTATTCGGGCAAGCTCCTTTCTTTAATTAGGATGTGCACACAActagtttttctctttaaatccGTAGTCTCAGGGTAGGTATTTGCCTCCATTAGCAGAACCCTCCTTGGTGGTAAACAGTCAGTGTTGGTAAACGTGATGCTG encodes:
- the FEM1A gene encoding protein fem-1 homolog A, giving the protein MDLRTAVYNAARDGKLKLLQKLLGSRSREELEALTAGPGGGDGPGGGSTPLLIAARHGHLEVVEYLLDHCGARVEEGGSVNFDGETIEGAPPLWAASAAGHLGVVRSLLDHGASVNQTTLTNSTPLRAACFDGHLEIVRYLVGERGADLEVANRHGHTCLMISCYKGHREIARYLLEKGADVNRRSVKGNTALHDCAESGSLEILQLLLRSKARMEKDGYGMTPLLAASVTGHTNIVEYLIQGGLQQEEEEVAGNQNGTCASGGSHQRCCSADKETPQGCDEEGCEKCCASASSQDEQQVPNVFCTREAAVEALELLGATFVDKKRDLLGAHKYWRRAMELRCEGGQYLPKPEPRQLVLAYDYSREVSSLEELEALITDPDEMRMQALLIRERILGPSHPDTSYYIRYRGAVYADSGNFERCINLWKYALDMQQGNLEPLSPMTASSFLSFAELFSYVLQDRSKGTLATHLGFSDLMGVLSKGVREVERALVHGKDPVVDSAQFTKTLAIILHLVFLLEKVECTPEQEHQKRQTIYRLLKCSPRAKNGFTPLHMAVDKDTTTVGRYPVGKFPSLHVVNLLLECGADPDSRDYDNNTPLHVAARNNCPLIMSALMEAGAHMDATNAFKQTAYELLDEKLLTKSMMQPFNYITLQCLAARALDKHKIPYKGFIPEELEAFIELH